The Schistocerca gregaria isolate iqSchGreg1 chromosome 1, iqSchGreg1.2, whole genome shotgun sequence genome includes a window with the following:
- the LOC126271999 gene encoding charged multivesicular body protein 6-A gives MGALFGKSKKHVSRVTEQDKAILQLKQQRDKLKQYQKRVESMLEKDRLLARKLLQDGKKERAKLILRKKKFQEQLLEKTDGQLENLQRLVHDLEFAQIEIQVLDGLKAGNEALKKVHDIISVDEVERILEETREGVEKQREIDELLSGALSADDEESVEAELEEIIKEALPDVPEAEDEELELPEVPTDEVERRKEKARAQKSVQRLQDQCD, from the exons ATGGGTGCTTTgtttggtaaaagtaaaaaacaTGTGAGTCGGGTAACGGAGCAGGACAAAGCTATATTGCAGTTAAAACAACAACGAGATAAACTGAAACAGTATCAGAAGAGAGTAGAGTCTATGTTGGAGAAAGATAGACTACTTGCACGGAAACTGTTGCAAGATGGTAAAAAGGAACGCGCTAAGCTCATATTACGGAagaaaaagtttcaagaacagctTCTCGAAAAAACAGACGGGCAATTGGAAAACCTTCAGAGGCTTGTCCATGATTTGGAGTTCGCACAGATAGAGATACAGGTATTAGATGGACTTAAAGCCGGCAacgaggcgctgaaaaaagtacaCGACATTATCAGCGTTGATGAGGTGGAACGAATTCTTGAAGAAACTCGTGAAGGGGTCGAAAAGCAGCGAGAGATTGACGAACTGTTGAGTGGCGCATTGTCTGCTGACGACGAAGAGTCTGTAGAAGCAGAACTAGAAGAAATAATAAAGGAAGCTCTTCCAGATGTCCCCGAAGCCGAGGATGAAGAGCTAGAATTACCTGAGGTTCCTACAGATGAagtagaaagaaggaaggagaaaGCAAGAGCCCAGAAG AGTGTGCAACGACTGCAAGACCAGTGTGATTGA